A window of the Dioscorea cayenensis subsp. rotundata cultivar TDr96_F1 chromosome 14, TDr96_F1_v2_PseudoChromosome.rev07_lg8_w22 25.fasta, whole genome shotgun sequence genome harbors these coding sequences:
- the LOC120275701 gene encoding uncharacterized protein LOC120275701 codes for MLNPTQDSNCWPKSPQGPMIPPESANRNRGRKPLMRKKDSLDEQEGYKRGKVSRKGHNNRCSVCGTIGHNKRFHGSQRQRTTGEQQNEEDARQHMDPMDTIDPEVLHEHFIHTVEMRDLPTHTNIAVNSAPSVATNDIHAEQEIPNPAHDIHIPTVSGNHANEPLPQES; via the exons ATGCTGAACCCAACCCAAGACTCCAATTGCTGGCCCAAGAGTCCACAAGGTCCAATGATACCCCCAGAATCAGCAAACAGAAATAGGGGTAGGAAACCCTTGATGAGGAAGAAGGATTCACTTGATGAGCAGGAAGGCTACAAAAGAGGGAAGGTCAGTAGGAAAGGACATAACAATAGGTGCAGTGTTTGTGGGACTATTGGCCACAACAAGAGATTCCATGGCTCGCAA AGACAAAGGACAACTGGAGAACAACAAAATGAAGAA GATGCTAGACAGCATATGGACCCCATGGACACAATTGATCCGGAAGTGCTTCATGAGCATTTTATTCACACTGTAGAG ATGAGAGATTTACCTACTCACACAAACATTGCTGTGAATTCTGCACCATCAGTAGCAACAAATGACATTCATGCAGAACAG GAAATACCCAACCCAGCACATGATATCCATATACCTACTGTAAGTGGAAATCATGCAAATGAACCACTACCACAG GAGAGTTAA